The Panicum hallii strain FIL2 chromosome 5, PHallii_v3.1, whole genome shotgun sequence genome contains the following window.
CGGAGGAGAAGCTGCAAGCGGGAAGGAGGCGGAGGCGTGCTGCGGTGCTGGCGCCTGGCGGCGGACGGTAGGGACGAGACTCCTCTGCAGGAGGGCCAATGACATTAGCTCACTGGCATGTGGGCCCAGACCCACATGTCAGTGACAATAGCAGATGAACATTACGTCAGAAATTAAACTCGATTTAGTGGGTGTTTGTTGCATGAGAGCTAAACTTTGGCCCGTCGGAAAAATTTTAtgatttaaaagtattaaataaagtttaattataaaattaattgcagaacTCTTAGACTAATGCGCGAGGcaaatctaatgaggtatattaatccataattatcggatggttactgtagtatcactgttgcaaaatttTAGATTAATTGGACTCGttaaatttatctcgcgaattagcatccatatatgaaaaaaaaattaagtaaattttatttaatatttttaaaagATAAGTTTCTTTTTTACGTGACGGGCTAAAGTAAGTTTGGGCATGGGAATAATCGGACGGCTATCCGACTGTTCTTTTGAAACTTGATTCGACTGTTTTTTAATGAGAAATCTGTCATCAGATTATAGCAACGGGCCGTGAGCGTGTTTGCTCTTTGTCCCCCACACAAAAAAATGCAACGaaaacaccccccccccccccccccaccccttTCTCGGAAAAATGCTAGGCTTTCATTTCCGGGAGCAATCCCAGGCGATCGAGATCGGGTGCCAACAGAGCTAAGATGGTCTCAAACATTCCAAGGGCCTTCCATAGAGGCTGAAATATATCTGTCAGGTACCAATTCGTTGAAGTAAACAGTTCAATTTTCTTGCACGATGGCAGATGAGCTCAGCTGAATACCCTCGTTGAGTCGTATGGCGAGACATATATTGGCTGTTCCGGCTTCTATCATTGCATCAGAATCTGCATGCATTCAGGACGGGTCAAGAGTACTACTAGATTTTCGAAATCGAATGACTGAGGATACCGTTGAAACTCTAGTGTACCTACGAAATTGGATAAGAACCACAAGTGCATTCATGAGGTACATTCATAAGAGACATGTTGTTTGTATTTCTCACTAATGCTTTAAGTTAACAAAGTCATAAAATCTTCTCTTGATTTGTGCAGCTAATACTCAGCACCGTATGGATTCGATTCATAACATCATCTCGGCTTTGGAAGGTATGGTTTTTGTAGAGTCTAGCTTGCTCTTGGTTACACTGATTGGTTTGCTGTATGCACATATAACTCCATTTATGTATTGTTTGTTTAGTCCATGTCGGTGGACTAGTCCATATATTGATGCAATGATGATTAGTCCATGTGGGTTGATCTGTTCAATTGCCTCACATTGCCTTAGCCAACATCATTTATGCTGTAGTAAATTCCTTATGTTTGGTTCAGAGCTGCCTCGGTGACTCCTGTTTGGCTCTCTAATCGATGTAATAATGAACATGCAGGTGAGGAGGCTGCGGAGGCAAGCTCATAGAGCAGGAGGTGAGGAGTTGCTTGATTCAGTAACATCCATCCAGCAGGCGATTCAGTAACATCCAGCAGTAAAGTAGTGAAAAAACTGAATGAAATGTTATTACTTTACTGCTTTACTGTAATATTGTTGTTAATCATCCTGATTGTTGCTGTAATAATTTTTGCTGCTGATGATTAACAACTGAATTGAATGTTATTATGTGTCACTGTCATCTTCATTGAATGATTATTACTGTAATATTCAGCATCTGGTATGTCTGAATGGACCAACCCATCATGCCCGTTGAGCCAACGAGGCCATATGCAAATGATGGATTGGGTCGGCCCGTGACCTCAGAAATAGGCCCTGAGGCCATAGGGCCAGGTTGTCCGGGCCGGCCCATTCCCATTTTGATCCAAGACGAATATGCAATGTTAGAGTGCCAACGGAGCAACATAATACCCGAAAAAAGCTTAAGCTAGATCACTGGCAAATTAGCTTGTGCGCAACATCAGGGTGAACAGCAGATGGAGCCTCTGTGTTTACACTAGTACTTCACAAATTCACAATGTACTGAAGAACAAGGGTAAGCCAAAACCTGCATTGCAGGTTCAAAGGACGATTACCCGGTAAACATATGCAGGCCTGGCAGATTGAAGATTAAAAATTCTAGGGTTAGTCCATCATGTAAACACCAGATCACATTCAATGACCTACAAAAAAAACTCGAGTTTGTCCAAAAGTAAATGTAAACACCAGCGAGGAAGGACGAAATGAAGACGAGCAAGGAAAATTCCAGATTGCACACAGAATATAGGAGACAATCAATCAACAACACAGGATATGCAACAAGCCATCTACAAAAATCAACTCTTTTGGGGTGATAAGAGGTGTGGCAAAATTTGTTTAATACAACAAGACGAATGTAAACAAATGGTATCATCCAATTAACAAAACATGGTGATAAGATTTATGAAATCATGCAGACAGGTTCCAAACAATCATCCATGGACCCACATTGCAACCAACCATTGAATGAGTCACGTAATATAGACAAAATTCAGTTTTCAGCGAGCATGGCAGATAGCTCCAATTGACAGATGTATAAGATGCACAACAGCAGCGATGACCACAAATCCATCTTCTGCCAGATCCTTGTTTACCACTTGCTCTCGGGTCAGTACTTACAGTACAGCAAAAGCTGGCAGGAAGCTGAAGACCGTACTAAGCAAGATGTTGATATGTCAATAGCAACCACTACAAAGGCATGCCACAACAGAGCTATTAATTTCAGACTGCAACTTCAGATATGAACATTGACTTATGTTGCATTGaagtaaaaaaaagaaaaactacGCACAAGAGGTAGATGTAGATAAGAGACAATTTCTGTCCCTCTGAAGTTCCCCGTCCTAGCTGACAAGGATCTTTAGATCTTGCGTGGTATACTAGTAGATGCATATCAAAATCATCCTATGCTGGGCAGCCAGCAAATATCACACGACCTGTATGGCAGTTGGCAGTCCAGCAGGAAGCATGTTCATGGCCACAACATATTTCATGGAGACCAAAGAATAACCCTTCAGAACATCTTCATAGAAGATGTGACCATAACATACCCTACTTGCTATACCAGACAACATACAAGAAGTATTATCCCATTATGGTGTGCATGGCCTGTCAAGTTGACTCACAGAAATGGGTGAAATTCTATAGAGCCTGGAAACCGTTCCATCTGAGATCTGACAAACACAATATATAAAGAAAATGGAGGTGGAAGAAAAAGATAAAAAATGTGGATCAAAGATATTTCATTGCAAAACTACATAGTGTTAAACTGATCACCATTGCaaaaccacaatactacatagTCTTACAATAAATTTTTACCACAGATAAAAGCTTCAATCCAATTTTATTTGTGTTCTTCAATAAAAAAACTCGACTAGTCAGGGTAAGACTACCCCCACGACCTTTTTTAAAGAAGCAGCTCAACGCCTCAACCTTCTTCCGGTCGAGAAGACCCCCAAACACTGGCTTTGCCCGCAAAGgcgattctttttttttttttgcaatgtCTGAGCATTAATCCTGACGAGGATGGCCACTAATGGGCACATCCACCACTGCGCAAGTTTGCGCACCTGCATGCGAGACCAGGGTTTTGAACCCCCGACTGATTGGTTGCCCACAGCATGCCAACCCACCACACTACATGCGTGTTCGCTTTGTGTTCTTTAATAGAAAACAAAGAGGTTATATGCTgacagagagagaaaaaaactAAGAGGCCATGCTGTCAGTCTGAAAACTATGGAAGAAATCAATGAAATTAAATGCATCACATTATGCCATTTCTCTAGTATTGAGACAAGTTAGTACTCAAGAGTTTATGAATCCATCTTTACTGAATACTAGTCAAAATGTTCAGGGAGCCAGAACAACATAGCCATCCACAAACAAAAGTAAAGCATTACTCTTAGCTTCAACTAAGTATTTCAATGTCAACTCCATGATCGGCCAGCCCCATGTCCCCTATATCTATCACGGTAACCTGCAAAAATGTGAATATTCCAACTCATTCATATGATCACTGAATCAGTACCACCTCAGGAATAACAGACTtttatttggcaaaactacaaGTAGACTGTTCCAAAGGCAAAAATACCTGAAGGAGGTGGTGCCCCACGACCCATAGCAGCTAATTCAGAGCTGACCTTTTGTCCAGCTTCTTCTAGAATATTGATAAGTTCCTTGGCAAATCTGGCATTAGCTGCAGTGAAAAAGGTGTAAGCTGTTCCTTTTGCACCGGCTCTGCCAGTTCGACCAATACGATGAACATAATCCTCGAGCGATCCTGGGAAGTCATAGTTAATGACATATTTTACATCCTTGACATCTGTTTCCCATGGACAATACATATGTATCAGTTTCTCCACAAACATGTCATGTACTCATGTATCACATTAAGAGTAGTTCTGCATACCTAAGCCTCTAGCAGCGACATCAGTGGCTGTCATAATAGGACTTTTGCCTGACTTAAATTCAGAAAGGACCCAATCTCGTTCTGCTTGGCTCTTGTCACCATGGATAGACAAAGCAGGCCAACCATCCATCCGAAGTTGTCTAGTAATCTGATCGCATCCCTTCTTGGTGTCCATAAATATTAAAATTCGGCTGCCATCCATTATATCCTCCAGTAGATTAACCAGCCTTATTATACACATAAAAGTATGGTTAATACATTATTCGAATGATGTGTGGGAAATGGAAAAAAGTTGTGCAAATCCTACTTGTTATACTTCTGACTCTCAGATAATATCTCCACATGCTGCACAATGGAATGATTAGCCTTCAACTCTTCAGAACCAATAGTGACCTGCATCACATTAATTCAGCTGTGTCGGCATGCAGTAGAAATGGACAAATGCAAGGCAAAATGTTGGGTGGGCTATAGGATGTACCTTGTATGGGTCAAAAAGGAAATTCCTTGCTAGCTGCTCAACTTCCTTCGGCCAGGTAGCACTCCAGTAAAGTGTTTGGCGATCTGGACGAATCTGTAATAACAGATGAAGTTTTGATATCACGTAGAACAATaatcattgtttatccatagaTAACTGAAACTAGTCAAACACCCCCAGCAAGACTACTACATTTATCCAGATATTGACAAAAGCACCAGATACTGAATTATAAAGCAAACATAACTAGCACAAGATACTGAATTATAAAGCAAACATAACTATCAGGGCGTTGGTTTGCATGAACATTTACAGGGACAGGGGAACCATTATGAAATGCAGCATTCCATGTAGTAGCCAAAGAAAGAGGTATACCTGAGAAACAATTTTCTTCATCTGAGGTTCAAAGCCCATGTCTAGCATCCGGTCAGCTTCATCTAGAACAAGATATGTAACCCTTCGCAAGTTTGTATGATGTGATTCTATCATATCAATTAGTCGTCCTGGTGTGGCTATAACAATTTCGACACCTGGCATGAAAAAACATAACACAAAATTAATATAATCCAGTGAAATTTTCATCCAATTTCAGATCCCAATCACACCTCATCCATGCATCTACAGTAAGATTTCGTGATATGTCCACGGAGGAGACCACAAGCAAACAGCAGACTACAATCAATCAAAGCTTCACCTAGAGATCAACAATTTCCTTCATGcagaggaagggagatatcacCTTTTTGAAGATCACGAACTTGTGGACCTTTTGGCACACCACCGTAGATGCAAGTACATTTTATCTTCGATGAGGCACCAAATTTGGTTGCCTCTTGCTGTATCTGAACAGCAAGTTCACGTGTAGGAGCTAACACCAAGACGATTGGACCATCCCCAGGAGCTTCAACAACAACGGATGTATATATTAGTCAAGAATTTTTGCCAGGATGCTCCCGAAATATGATTGAGAAGAAAAAGCATCATTGCAACATATTCTCACCAAGAATAGGCTGAGCATTCACATGAACAATGGCAGGTAAAAGGTAAGCAAGAGTTTTCCCTGATCCTGTCTCTGCAATGCCAATAAGGTCACGACCCCTAAGTGCCATTGGCCAACCTTGTGATTGGATAGGAGTAGGTTCCACAAAGCCAGCTTTTGTGATTTCTTGCAACACATATTCTGAAGAATGGAAGTGAAGCCACCAAGGTCAACCTTAAATTATACAAATATGCAAATATGCACAGCAGAAAAGTGTACTAACTGCTACAAGCAAAAGGAGTGCTGCCTGATTTGAAGGATCCTATCATGGACAACTCAGACGTACCATATCTTTGATACGTTAACTAATATAGATAAGGGAAGTCATACTAGCTAATTACAACACTATGAATGCTACATTTAGTACAAGCTAGGTTCCCCATTTCCACAGAATCCAATTCGGGTGCTTCCTCAAGTCAGACTGCTCTGAGAACCAATGCATTTGCCACTAGTACATAGAATTAGAACCTAAAGGCAACGGGCCTTGTGTTGAAGAATCAGCTCCGACATGTGAGCTGCCACCGTGCCAGAAATCAAAAGGTCCAAGGACATTGGAACACGCAGTAAGTTGTTAGCAAAGGCTACAGAAGTTTAAATTCAGAGTCCTGTCTTATTTTCGTTGCAAGTCTTCTAAATCGTAGACCATTCATTTCAATGGAATTGGCAGTGATCAACCCCTAACTCTGTCTAAACAAAAGTTGTGATGATAACACAACTTGAAATGCCACTTTATAACCTTGTTTATATATGTTTTCTGTGGTGTGGCATGCACACACTTAAACATAATGCCCTATTAGGTTCTTAGGGCTTGCTAGAAATTATAAGTTGCTTCAATACTAATCTTACTCATGTGGTAGCATAAGTTTAAGCCCTCTCAGCTTGGTGTCATAACTAAGAGATTATATTTCCATTGTTTGGCTCGAATTGGTACCACACTCAGCTCTAGCCAAACATTGGACAAAATTGCATCCCCTCCTGATTTACCTAATTGAGAGTAGTTGCAGAAGAAACAACAACTGCATCATACCTGGGAAACCAACATCACGGAAGTCGCGCACCGGCTTGGGCACATCGCGGCCCTCGACGGTGAtctcccggcggcggcggtacacCTCCACCTCGTCCTCCGTCATGCCGGCCACCGCGGGAGACTCCACGTAGAAGTTCTTCTCGAACCGCGGCAGCCCatccagctccgccgccgcagagGCATCCGCTTTACTCGGCGCCGCGAACGCCTTCGACCCGCCCCCGAACGCCCCCTCGCTGGAACACAAAGCGGAGTCACAATCAGCTCGCCGCTGCCATGGCCAGGGCTCATGGGTCTagagcgcgcgcgcgggcggggagACCGGGGCGGTTGGTTAATTACCTGCGGCGGTCGCGGTAGGAGCCCGGGTCCGCGGCGCGGCCGTCGAAGCGGCTCAtggcggtggtcgccggcggcgaggaggacggCTAGGGTTTAGGAGCGGGAGGGTACAGCACGGATTGGGAAGCGATGGCCGGTGGGGTTCGGTTCGGTGCgtcgagcggcgcggcgctctCGCTCCGAAGATTCTAGAAGGAGCAAACAACGGTGGAGGAGGTGAAGCTGTGTGAATCGAATCGAAGCGAGCGAAATCGATGGCGGCCTCTTTGCGTCCAAGAGGCAAGAGCTCGAGCTGCGGGCCGCGGCCCACAAGACGTATTCTAGACAACACGCCAGCCCGCTTATTAAACGCATTCGTTTCTGCGTACTGGCAGGTGTGGCCCGCTCGTGCCACGGAGTGAAGTGGGGAAAAGATCTTCACGGCCGTGTGTTATCCTGAATCCTTGCTCGCGACGGCGGTGCGAGCGCGAGCAGCAGCAATGGCAACCGCGGCGGCGACCATGACCATGGCTACGCACCACCCCCGCGCCCGCCCACGCCTCCACGTCTGCGCCGCCTGGGACATGAACCCGGGCGCCGCCACCGTGGCCGTGCCCAAGCCCTCCAAGGCCAAGCCGAagccgccggcgaccccgacGACCCCGGCCCGCCCGCCTCCTCCGACCCACGCCGACCTCTTCGCGCGCTCCAGCGAGGGTCAAGGTACTCTCTCGTGTCCTCACCATGTGCTCGACGCTTTGCCTGGCCGCCCGAAGCTTTTGCGCTCTCTGTTGCCTGCTGCTGTAGTAATGCTAATGAGCTATTGAGTTTGAAACGGTAAGTGTGACAGGCGGATTGTGTCATTGAGAAGAGAGAATATAAGTTGATTGGCTGATTTTTTTATAGGTACTGTAATAGCAGAAATAGTTATACAGGCAGTCAggcatgaaacaagggggttaaCCCCGTAACTGCTGGGAGCACCAGCTTAGATCAGCACAGGCTTCTATCCATGAACTTCTAGCAATTGGGCAGTCTGGTAGTAAAAACTTATATGGTCAGAATTTTCAGCGTCCCCATTGAGTGCAGGTTTACATTGGGCAGCTTCTTCTCAGCAACGGCCAGTTTCCTAGCACTTTGTATTATCCTGCATATGTGTATTTACCATAAGCTGGAACTAGTCAGATTACAGAGTGATCTGTAGGTACTTCCCTGTTTGGTTCAGTCCCCCAATAAACCTCATGCCTCTAGCATCAGTCTGCTGAACAATCGTTAGCATTTCCAACGATTCTCCCTAAGTTTGCACCTCTGCAAAACTGAAAGATATTGTAAATGCTATTTGCCACTCCCCGTCAGCAAAACAATGATGGGAACTAACTAATCCAATGTGTTGAACTGTTGATAGTGTGTCTTTTGCAATCATTCCTCATCATAAGCTTGAAGGTTGATCTGCgattagtttggttgatacacAGATACAGGAGGGATAAAGAAGAGCACATATATGGGCTTTGAGAAATGGTGGTTGCCACCGCCACCAGAGGTGAAGAAACCCCGATCGCTCTACAGCGCTTCATCATTGGCTTACTTGGGAGACTGCATATATGAAGTGAGAATCAGGCCAATCATGTGCACGCTGATTACTATTACTGTGTTTTTAGTTGTCAAGTTCACGCTTGCTTGCTGTTGAAGATCTGATTCTTTCTCGTTCTGCGTATAGCTTTATGCTCGGAGGCACTTCTTCTTTCCACCTCTGAGCATCAATGAGTACAACAAACGTGTGATGGATGTTGTGAAGTGTGAGTCACAGGTCTGGGTTTGCTTCTCTTTTTATTGGCCAAACTCAACATATATTAGTGATTATGATGTGGTAAAAAGTAAAATATACAATTTACTAACGTTAAGCATTTGTATCATGGATTATTGATGTATCTTCTTTCCTACATGTTGTTTCATTTACAAACTTGTGGTTATATGGTTAGAATTCTAGAACTCCGAAAACTATTCACTCCATTTGTTGTTTTCCAGTCAGCTTTCTAAATACAGCCTGTTATGTGTAATGATATGTTGCTCAAAAACCTTGTCATTACAACTGCCCTTTTTCCTTGCTTTAGGATCTTTTGTTGAACAAGCTTCTTGGAGAGGATTTTCTAACTCAAGAAGAAAGGTGAAGCAAAAAATTCTTATCTCATAATTTATGCAACATTATCTGCAATAACTTCTATAAGGAAATGTTGTTCTGTAATCTTAACATGTATGACTGTTATACAGACTGTTAGCATTTTGCCATTTGTCAAGGCTAGCATGGTATTTACAAGTTATCATTTGTGGTTTTGGGCAAATGCTGCCTCTCTTCACATTATCCAGGGCCTTGAGCCTATGCAATAATGAGCCTTCAAGATGCACTTTGAGTTACTTGATTAATCACATTTTGTAGGGACATACTTCGTTGGGGGAGGAATATTGTTAGCAGCAAAACTCGCACCAGAAAGCGTGCAGGAATTGCAGTCTACAATCGGGCATCTTCACTAGAAACACTGGTGCGTGATACTTTACTACTATGTATTATTCTATTCTAAGCTGTAATTTGTGTTCTACTCAGTATTAAGAACTAATCCTCACATTCTTGCTGTCATTTTCTGTTAGATTGGATACCTTTACCTCACAAATTTCAAGCGGTTAGAGCAACTGATGTTTCAATTAGGCTTCACAAGTGGTGCCTCTTCACAACATATTGCAGATGAGCTGCGCTCAAGCTTCCAGTAAAGCACTGTTGATCTGTATCATTTCTGAAGTCTTCTAAGAGGAACTGCTCTTACTAATCAATGGTCTTTGGCAGGAAAACAACACCCACTTCTGCCCAAGCTCAGCAACCTGCCACGCAGTGAACAGTTCCGAGGTGTAATGAACCTGGTATCACTTGCGCAAGGAATTCTCTTGTAGTCCAGCGACGCACATGGGAAAGCATGGCTTGCGGCATATTAGGATCCAATAGTAAGGCTGGAATCAAAGGGTTCGGAAGTGCTGTATATTCACGAACGGAGCAACATGATTGATGAGACGTGCACATACGCTGGACAGTCTGCCGGGAACAAAAGACTCGAACGTTGGGGAGGATCTGGGGCTTATGACTATGACAGTTTGCTATTGCAAAGAAGCTCCAGTTTAGGCTGGTGAAAGGCAAGTAGAATTAAGGCCCAATTCGGGGTGCTGCAATCCCAAATTCTTGTAGGAAATAAACCGCTTCATGTGGATCTGTTCGCAAAACCAGTGAAAATTCCACTTGAAAAAAAATGCATGGCTCTTGTTTTTTCTGTAACTTCTCTTGAACAAAGTTGAGTGCTGCTGGAAGAAGCCTGGGTAATAAGGCGGTTTTATGCACCACCTATCATGTGCCCCAAATGTGTGATCAGGCCTTGTTCATGCGGTCTGAAGCCGCTGGTGATGTTCCATGGGATGGTCTTCTCTTCCATTCCTATGACGCCCCCTGAATCCGTCTACCATTTCGAAGAATTTCAGAATTCAGATCACTCTGTCACAGTGCTACTACCTCCCTCCTGTGTGGACTTGCACTTGCAGTGATGCTTGTCCGAAGCACGGAAGACGGAAGCAGCTGAGCAAGTGCGCGGGCCGCGTCATCTGCCGCAACGCAACCACTCCACCTCCGGACCCTCACCTCGGCACCTTGCCACGCCCCTCGTCCCTCCTCCCGAGAAACCCAACCCGTGGACGAGACGAGACGGCTCGCACAGAAGAGAAGCACACAGTGGCAGGTTCGGAGCAGTGTGCCGCTGCCGCCCAATGCTTTTAAAACGCGACGCCCAGTGAATCCaagtcgtcctcctcctcgccttTCCTCGCAAGGTCACGGCGCGCGCACTCCCACGAAAAAGGGGGGCAAGAGCAAGCGGCGAGCGGAAATCGGGGCACGCCGGGCTGGGAatgacgcgcgcgcgccgccgatgGCCGCACAGCCGCAGACGCTAGCGCTCGCGGGGCTCATCCTCCTCAACTTCCTCCTCACCGCGGCGGCGCTCTACGTCCAACTCCGCCGCCTCGTCCGCACCCGCCCCAGGCccccccagcagcagcagcccctCCCGCAGCCGCCcgggaccgaggcggcggcccaCGAGCCGCCCGCACCGGcggagggggaaggggaggagcacgcggacgagggagggagggaaaagcagcggcggcggaggagggcgcggaggcggcggcagcagcaggaggagggagtggacggcggcggcggcggcggggacggggacACAGCCGCTTCGGCGCCCTCCGCGAAGTCGGCGGGGAGGGAAGGGAAGgcggagaaggagaaggagcagctgctgccgcggcggcggccgcagttCCCGCTCGCGTGGGTGGCTGGCGCGCTCCAGCGCCGAATCAACGCGCGCTACGACGACCTCGCGCGGGCGAGCGAGGCGCGGTGCCTCACCATCGAACAGGTACGGTGCGGTGCTCGCATACCCTCTCACTCGCTCTTCCATGGCTCTGCTTACTTCGATGTCAGGATGTAGCATTGCTGTTTAGGTGACAAGTGGTGAGACAATGTGGGGGTCACTGGGCTGCAAGACCCAAACACCTGCTATCAATTTCTAGAGCTGGTTTTCGCTCCGACTGCAAGCTAGGGATGGAGTTAGTACCTGGAATGTCGATTTTCCATGCCAATTCGGCTCCAAATGCTGCACGTTTGATGTGAAATTGGATCTTATAGAATTTTGTATTTCCACAACTTTAGTTTTCGCTATTAAAGCAGTTAAATGGCTGGAAGTTTTGCATAATTAGATGACATCGAAAATCTAAACTGTTTGGACGCCAAGCTTCATAAACTGGTTGCAATTTAGTAGCAGTTTACTGTCATCAGTGAGAAACTGCCATTTCGCTGTTAACTTATGGGCATGCAATGCTACGAATCGTTCCCTATTaataagttttgaatttatacaaaagtAAAAACCATCGCATCCTAGTTGTATGATGCTCACATATAGGACTACTCTTAAACATCATGCTGTCGCCTTGCTTAAAAATTACCTAAACTAAGGAGAATGAGTTTTTTCACATGTAATACGCTATCAGAACCATCAAATGTACCTCGGAATTGATGAAAACCTTCAGAATTTAAACCAGTGAACTCATCTTGAAATACTTTGGATGGATAAGATAGATGTACCCAATATGTGTGTGAAGATGCATTTGTCCAAACTAAGAATATGTTTTGCTAAATTATCCAAAAAGTGTATATAGTGAACGTAGAGCTGGGTGACACGAGACAATTCAATTAGGACTTTATCCATTTTATTACAGGCAtggtatttttttaaaaaaaatctgcCAAGGGGCAGCTTTTCCTGAAAAACAAAATGCAAAATCCTCTGTAAACTGAAGAACTTACCCCACAAGATGACCTTGTCATGCTTCTGTATTCTTGATTACTAAATTAGCTAGAAGAGACCGGTACAAAGTGCCAAAACTTGAATTGTGTTTCTTTGTGTAATTTTGGAATGCTATTGACAGCGTCGGTAATTTTGTTGTTTTTGGAAGTTTGTAAAAAGTAACAAATCCCTAAATGGGAATGTGCCTCACCCCTCCTCATTCCCCTTTCCCCTCCAACAAATAGCTTACGATCGACTACAAGATAAATCTAGCTCTAGCCTGACCGGTGAATTCTCAACATCG
Protein-coding sequences here:
- the LOC112893274 gene encoding uncharacterized protein LOC112893274 isoform X1, producing the protein MATAAATMTMATHHPRARPRLHVCAAWDMNPGAATVAVPKPSKAKPKPPATPTTPARPPPPTHADLFARSSEGQDTGGIKKSTYMGFEKWWLPPPPEVKKPRSLYSASSLAYLGDCIYELYARRHFFFPPLSINEYNKRVMDVVKCESQDLLLNKLLGEDFLTQEERDILRWGRNIVSSKTRTRKRAGIAVYNRASSLETLIGYLYLTNFKRLEQLMFQLGFTSGASSQHIADELRSSFQKTTPTSAQAQQPATQ
- the LOC112893272 gene encoding uncharacterized protein LOC112893272; protein product: MAAQPQTLALAGLILLNFLLTAAALYVQLRRLVRTRPRPPQQQQPLPQPPGTEAAAHEPPAPAEGEGEEHADEGGREKQRRRRRARRRRQQQEEGVDGGGGGGDGDTAASAPSAKSAGREGKAEKEKEQLLPRRRPQFPLAWVAGALQRRINARYDDLARASEARCLTIEQVNEFLNCLIDARNELLQRCENVQRSFKIKKAMLSNHRNYRSSYDRLFEQVRRLEAERDNLKKDAAIYNYIQERLQKSVPYKMIMELSAMEMEAPEISFEELLAKEKEDTAFWQRNGEMRSISSK
- the LOC112893271 gene encoding DEAD-box ATP-dependent RNA helicase 20, with translation MSRFDGRAADPGSYRDRRSEGAFGGGSKAFAAPSKADASAAAELDGLPRFEKNFYVESPAVAGMTEDEVEVYRRRREITVEGRDVPKPVRDFRDVGFPEYVLQEITKAGFVEPTPIQSQGWPMALRGRDLIGIAETGSGKTLAYLLPAIVHVNAQPILAPGDGPIVLVLAPTRELAVQIQQEATKFGASSKIKCTCIYGGVPKGPQVRDLQKGVEIVIATPGRLIDMIESHHTNLRRVTYLVLDEADRMLDMGFEPQMKKIVSQIRPDRQTLYWSATWPKEVEQLARNFLFDPYKVTIGSEELKANHSIVQHVEILSESQKYNKLVNLLEDIMDGSRILIFMDTKKGCDQITRQLRMDGWPALSIHGDKSQAERDWVLSEFKSGKSPIMTATDVAARGLDVKDVKYVINYDFPGSLEDYVHRIGRTGRAGAKGTAYTFFTAANARFAKELINILEEAGQKVSSELAAMGRGAPPPSGYRDRYRGHGAGRSWS
- the LOC112893274 gene encoding uncharacterized protein LOC112893274 isoform X2, which encodes MGFEKWWLPPPPEVKKPRSLYSASSLAYLGDCIYELYARRHFFFPPLSINEYNKRVMDVVKCESQDLLLNKLLGEDFLTQEERDILRWGRNIVSSKTRTRKRAGIAVYNRASSLETLIGYLYLTNFKRLEQLMFQLGFTSGASSQHIADELRSSFQKTTPTSAQAQQPATQ